In Gammaproteobacteria bacterium, the genomic window TTATATCAACCCGTCGTGCCTCTGTGATATTTTCTCTCTTTTTTATATCAATCACATCACCCTGAATCATATACTTACCATCACTGGTGACATAAAACAGACGTGGTCCATTCACCACCTCATACAGACCATTAACCGATGAAGGGGTCACGCTACTCGGCTGAACACCTGGATTAATAGAACGTAAAGCAGCACGAACTGCGGCATCATCGCTTGCCGCCAATAACGTTTGAGAAACAAGCAACAAGGCCAGTATAAAAGTTTTTTTCATCCCAGATACACCCGAATTATTTCATTGAGAAAGCAAATTTAGCAGATCATTGTCTACTATTAGCCGACATTCAGCAAACACTTTGGTTCCCTATCGAAAATGCCTCAGAATTTATGTTATTATTTTATTCAAGCATCGAAAAAACAAGGGGCTCCGATGACAGACCTGAAACGGATATTATATGTAGAGGATGAACCGGATATACAGGAATTGGTAAAAATAGCATTATGTGAACTGGGTGGTTTTGAGTTATTAGTCTGTAGTTCTGGGACCGACGCGATTGCCAGAGTTGTTAATTTCTCACCTGACCTGTTTTTACTTGATGTCATGATGCCCGGAATGAATGGGCCTGACACATTAAAGGCACTAAAAGCTATTCCTGAACTTGATACTATCCCGGCAATATTCATGACCGCAAAGGTTCAAACAGATGAAATCAACGAACTAAAAAAAATGGGGGCAATGGGTGTTATTGCCAAGCCATTCAATCCAGTAACACTGGCTGATGATATAAAAGAAATTTACCGCGCTCACTCTAACGAATAGAACCCAGTGATAATCAGTCGTTTTATCAAAAAATCTATTGTTCACCGGCTCAGCATCAGTTTTGTCGTTCTGGTACTAATCAGCTCTGGTATTGTCGGTGGACTATTTTACAAACAAAGCATAGAGCTTCGTGTAAAGCATGCATTGGACGATATTGCCGCTGATATTCGACATGCCAGTCAAATGCTACAAACCATTATAAACACCCATGATGAAGATGTACTATTTCTGGCAAACACCCCCCCTATTCAAGGCATGTTACATAGTCGTATCAACGATGTCACATACAAACAATGGCGCCAACGGCTGGAAAAGATCTTTGAATCTCAACTACAAAGAAAATCAAGTTATCTATCCATTCGCTTTATAAACGAGCAGGGGCAGGAACTCGTTCATGTTTACCGCACGGGCTCAAGGGTTGCCCATTATTCCGACGACAAACTACAGAATAAATCAAATCGCACCTATGTCCGTGAGGCACTTAAATTAAAATCCGGTGCGGTATATGTATCAGAGATCAATCTTAATCGCGAATTTGGCAAGGTAGTCACGCCTTATCAAGAGGTCAAACGGAGTACTACACCTGTTTTTGATTCAATAACGGGTAAATTAGCCGGCCTGGTGGTGATTACTGCCGAGATTGGTCGTGAATTACGTGCTATACAAGAGTATGTGGAACAAAAGAATGATTATGCCTTTTATGTTACCAATGATCAGGGAGGCTATTTATTACACCCTGATTCCAGCAAGACCTATGGTTTTGATCGAGGTAAACGTTTTCGTATTCAGAAGGACATCCCCCAACTAGCCAAACTCTATCTACCAGAGAATAATGATTCCCAATTAACATTAATGCCTGATAACAAGCAGACTAAAAAGGTCATTAATTTTACCCGGATACCTTTTGATCCCGAAAATCCAAAACGTTTTATTGCAGTCATCCTGTCCCAGGATTACGACAGTATTGTTGCCGCACAATCAAAGGTACTTAATTATATCTCACTGTGGGGACTACTACTGGCATTAGTCGGAGCCGCCATTGGCGTGTTATTTGCCATTCATCTTACTCGTCCGCTCAAACAGATGGCCAGCGCAATGGATGGTTTTTCTCATCAAAAACCTACCATGACAAACCTGCCCATTCAACGCACGGATGAGATTGGTGTATTGGCCCGAAGTTTCACCACCATGACACATCAGGTCAACGAAACCCGGGCGAAGCTACAGGAACTGAATAACAGTTTGGAAAAACAGATCTACCAACGCACCCATTCACTTGAGGTCAGCGAGGATTATCAGCGCACAATACTTGAATCCATCGCAGATGCTATTATTACGATCGACAATAAAGGCATCGTCACCAGCTTCAATCTGGCAGCAGAAAAAATATTCCTTTATCAAGCTGATGAAGTTATAGGTAAAAACGTCTCCATTCTACTACCTGAAAAAGAACGCCACGCCCATCATCAATATGTGGATAAAGCACCCTTACATCTTTCCCGTATCATTAACAAAACAAGAGACTTAAAAGGTCGTCGTAAAGATGGCTCTACATTCCCACTGGAATTAAAAGTTACAAGTATAAAGGGGGAGAACCAACGAGGATTTGTTGGCGTTTTGCGTGACATAACAGAACGCATCCATATTGAACAAATGAAAGGTGAGTTTATTTCCACCGTCAGCCATGAATTACGCACACCTCTCACATCCATTCATGGGGCTATTCGGCTCATGCGTGACGCGACTACTGATAAATTACCTGAACAGGTCAACAAACTATTAAAAATAGCCGATAACAATACCAATCGTTTATTGTGGCTAATTAATGATTTATTAAACATTCAGAAGATTGAATCCGATCAAACGGATTTTGACTTTAAAAAGCTTGAAGTCATGCCCTTTATTGAACAGGTTGTGGAAGACAATACAGCCTATAGTGAGCAGTATGGTGTCAAATTTATCATCACACAGAAAGTAAAAAATGTATATGTACTGGCTGATAAAGAACGCTTAACACAGGTCATGGTGAATTTCCTGTCAAACGCAGCAAAGTTCTCACCGAAAGAGGGCAATGTTGAGGTCTCAGTGGATCGCCAACAGGGGTGGATACGGGTATCGATCAGCAATCATGGCCCATCAATTCCCAAGGAGTTCTATCCCCGATTATTCGAAAAATTCACCCAGTCTGATTCATCCGATAGCCGACAAAAAGGCGGCACAGGGCTGGGTCTGAGTATTGCCCGAGGCATCATCAATAAACACAAAGGGAAGATTGACTTCAATAGCAATGAAGAAACGACAAGTTTTTACTTTGATCTGCTGGAAGTTAACGAATAAAAATTCAAAACATCATCAACCGCGCGGATGATGGCAGGCATGGATAGACTGTAAACGCTCACGCGCAACATGCGTATATATCTGAGTTGTGGACAAGTCACTATGCCCCAATAACATCTGCACGACACGAAGATCAGCCCCATGATTCAATAAGTGTGTAGCAAAGGCATGGCGCATGGTATGCGGTGATAAGGACTTGTTTATATCCGCCTTGCGTGCATAATGTTTGACCCGATACCAAACCGCCTGACGAGACAATGCCTTTTGTCCACGCCCAGGAAACAGATAGATATTCTGTACCTGTTGTAATAAACCTGTTCTTGCCTCTTGAAGATAGCGTTTAAGCCAATACAGCGCCTCCTCACCCACCGGCACCAGACGTTCCTTGTTACCTTTGCCAAGCACCCGAATCAAGCCCTGCACCTCATCCACCTGATCCTGGGACAACATAATTAACTCGGAGACACGCAGACCTGTCGCATAAAGAATCTCCAATAGGGTGCGGTCACGCAGACCGAGCGCAGTACTGACATCCGGTGCATTTAATAAAGCATCAACCTCATCCTCGCTCAGTGAATCTGGCAATAAACGATTGAGACGCGGAAACTCCACCTGAGCACTGGGATCTTCCTGTAGGTGCCCTTCTCGTACATGATAATGATAATAAGCTCGCAGACTAGCCAAAAGACGGGCACTGGTACTACGTTGAGCTCCCCCGGATACACGATAGGCAAGATAAGCCAACAGATCCTGTCGACTTACTTGCAATAATGATTTATCACCAGCAATGAGCCAGGCAGCAAAACCCAACAAGTCATTGCGATACGCTGCCAGGGTATGTTTGCTCAGACCACGCTCCATCCACAGTGCATCCAGGAAATGAGTAATATTCTGCCGTTGTTCCTCACTCACCCGCTCTCGATCAATACGCATTCAGCTCTTTACCACATAAATTGATATAATGGTCACTATGCCACAAACGGAAAACAAAAGAGAACAACTTCCTTTTACTGCGATCATTCTTGCCGGTGGTCAGGCCAATCGCATGGCGGGTATCAACAAGGGCCTCATAGAGATCAACGGTAAAAGCTGTATTCAATATATTATCAATGTCCTGACACCTCAGACAAGTTCCATTCTGATTAATGCCAATAAAAACAGGTCGGATTATCAGCACTACGGATATCCGGTCATCAAGGATAATCAACAGGGTTATCTTGGCCCACTAGCCGGTATTGAAACGGCACTCACCCATGCGACCCACCCATTAATTTTAACCTTGCCTTGTGATGCCCCACTGATTCGGCCTGAATTAATTACCCGTTTACTGGAAGCAATGACAAATAATAAATGTGATGTCTGCATTGCCCATGATGGTAAACATCTGCAACCGGTATTTACCCTGTTACGCAAGAGCCAGCTAACCTCCCTGCATGAGTTCATTAAAAACGGTGGGCGCAAGACACGGACATGGCTGTTATCACTAAACCACTGTCTGGTCGATTACTCAGATCACCCTGAACAATTCTTCAACATGAATAGCCCGGCAGACAAGACCCGACTGGAGGACTTGATCAAGTGATAAACAAGACCCCGATAATCGGTTTTGCAGCAAGCAGTGGTACGGGAAAGACCACCCTGCTGCTAGAACTAATCCCGTTACTCAAGGAACAGGGCGTTCGTATTGCTGTTATCAAACATTCCCATCATGACTTTGATATCGATCAACCCGGAAAAGATAGTTATCGTTTACGAAAATCCGGTGCAGATCAAACCCTGATTGCCTCTGCCTGGCGTTGGGCATTAATAACAGAGACACCCGAACAAAAGCCCCCGACACTCAATCGTCTTGTGCAAAAACTGGATCATGATCAGATTGATATGATCCTGGTTGAGGGTTTCAAGCATGAGTCTTTTCCGAAGATTGAGCTACACCGAATAGCCACTGGAAAAGCGCTACTTTACCCCGATGATTCCTCTATCATAGCGATTGCCTGTGATACCGATATTAAAGCACCGATTACATGCCTTGATATCAATAACCCTGCCAGGATTGCAGAATATATCACACAATATTTATTAAAACACCCTTATCAGTAAACACTAGGAAAAACCTATGACCGATGCCAAACCCGTTGATTTTAATGCAGAAAAAACCCAATCCATGCTCTCCGTAACACAGGCTCGTGCCCGCATAAAAGCCCTCTGTCATGTGATTCGGGGGCAAGAACAAATATCCATAGCGAACGCCCTTGGCCGCATCCTGGCACAGGATATACAGTCCCCGATGGAAGCACCACCCTACGACAACTCTGCCATGGATGGTTATGCCATCTGTGCGCAGGATGATGTTCACGACTATACAATCATTGGAAAATCCTTTGCTGGCTGCCCTTTTAGTGGGCACCTGAAACAAGGTGAATGTGTGCGTATTATGACTGGTGCCAAGATGCCCGTAGGTGCTGACACTGTCATTATGCAAGAACATACCGGGGTCAATAATAAGGAAATGCACATCACCCGGGATTTCAAAAGTGGGCAAAATGTGCGCTATCAAGGTGAAGAGATCCATCCCGGAGATATCATTCTGCAACAAGGTGAAAAGCTAGGCGCAGCAGCTATTGGTGTGATTGCCTCTCTGGGAATCGCTGAGATCAAGGTATTCCGGCGGCTACGTGTGGCTTTTTTCTCTACCGGTGACGAATTATGCGCCCTCGGCAAACCGCTACAGGAAGGACAAATCTACGATAGTAACCGCTATACACTGAGTAATATGCTTAAACCGCTTCCGGTTGAGGCGATTGATATGGGGGTCATCCCGGATCAACGCGACAAGATCCGTGAGGCCTTCCACAATGCAGCTGAACTGGCTGATGTGGTTCTCACCTCGGGTGGTGTATCGGTTGGTGAGGCTGATTATGTCAAGGAAACACTGGATGAACTGGGTCAGGTAGACTTCTGGAGGATCGCCATGAAACCAGGAAAACCCCTCGCCTTTGGCATGATCAACAAGGCCTTCTTCTTCGGTCTGCCCGGTAACCCGGTATCTGCCATGGCAACTTTTTACCAATTCGCACAACCGGCCTTAAAACATCTATCCGGTGAACGATATAGTGAACCGGTCAGCTTCCAGGTGATCTGTCAGTGTGATATCCGTAAACAGGCAGGACGAATGGAATTTCAGCGCGGTATCCTGCAACAGGATGATAAGGGTCTATGGGGCGTTGTTACCACCGGACACCAAGGCTCACACATGTTGAGCTCCATGAGCAAGGCTAATTGTTTTATTCTACTGGATCAGGATTGTGCCGGAATCAAGGCGGGTGAAATGGTGACGGTACAACCGTTTTATGGGATCGTGTAAAAACAGGGGACAGACCTAGGGTCTGTCCCCAAAGTACACAGCAGCGTAACCCGACAAATTTACTTTAAGCCTGCTGCTGACTGGCAATATCCGCACGAACCTTGTCCATATCCAGTGCCTGCGTCTGCGTTACCAACTTATCCAGACCACTGGCAGGCAACATACCGGCCTGAGAAAAAACCATAACTTGCTCACGAAAAACCATCAGGGTTGGAATCGAACGAATCTGAAAATGACCGGCCAGTTCAGGCTCATCCTCGGTATTCACCTTGGCATAGACAATATCAGGGTTATTATCCGATGCGGTTTCATAAATCGGGGAGAAATTCTTGCACGGCCCACACCAGGGGGCCCAAAAATCCACAATCACCAGACTATTACTATTCACTATCTCTTCAAAGTTATCTTTCGTCAATTCAACTGTTGCCACAACACACCTCTATCTATAAAAACGGGGACAGACTTCAAGTCTGTCCCTTCTACACTCTACGTTATGGTGACAATTTATTCTTTTTCAAGGGCTAATCAACGAATACCAACATGATCTTTTTCGGCTGTTGAGCTTGCGTCAATCTCAATACGATTTCGACCCATATTTTTAGCCCGGTAAAGGGATTGATCCACACGCTCAACCAGATCAATCAGTTTTTCACCTTTATGATAAAGCGCACAACCGGCAGAAAAACTCGGCAGATCCAACATATCGTCACCATTTCGCCAGCGGGTTGCTTCCACCCGCCGCTTAACCTTCTTCAACGCCTTGAGGGCACCCTCAATATCGGTATCAGGCAACAATACAGCAAATTCTTCACCACCATATCGTGCCACCATATCATGGTGTCTAAATATAGATAACACCTCGTTTGAGTATACCTGCAACACATCATCACCCGCAGCATGACCATATCGGTCATTAACTTGTTTGAAGTGATCAATATCAATCATTGCCACCGACAAGGGGTGTCCATAGCGCTCGGCACGCGCCATTTCATCCTCCAGACAACGCAAAAACGCCCGGCGATT contains:
- a CDS encoding response regulator, giving the protein MTDLKRILYVEDEPDIQELVKIALCELGGFELLVCSSGTDAIARVVNFSPDLFLLDVMMPGMNGPDTLKALKAIPELDTIPAIFMTAKVQTDEINELKKMGAMGVIAKPFNPVTLADDIKEIYRAHSNE
- a CDS encoding PAS domain S-box protein is translated as MIISRFIKKSIVHRLSISFVVLVLISSGIVGGLFYKQSIELRVKHALDDIAADIRHASQMLQTIINTHDEDVLFLANTPPIQGMLHSRINDVTYKQWRQRLEKIFESQLQRKSSYLSIRFINEQGQELVHVYRTGSRVAHYSDDKLQNKSNRTYVREALKLKSGAVYVSEINLNREFGKVVTPYQEVKRSTTPVFDSITGKLAGLVVITAEIGRELRAIQEYVEQKNDYAFYVTNDQGGYLLHPDSSKTYGFDRGKRFRIQKDIPQLAKLYLPENNDSQLTLMPDNKQTKKVINFTRIPFDPENPKRFIAVILSQDYDSIVAAQSKVLNYISLWGLLLALVGAAIGVLFAIHLTRPLKQMASAMDGFSHQKPTMTNLPIQRTDEIGVLARSFTTMTHQVNETRAKLQELNNSLEKQIYQRTHSLEVSEDYQRTILESIADAIITIDNKGIVTSFNLAAEKIFLYQADEVIGKNVSILLPEKERHAHHQYVDKAPLHLSRIINKTRDLKGRRKDGSTFPLELKVTSIKGENQRGFVGVLRDITERIHIEQMKGEFISTVSHELRTPLTSIHGAIRLMRDATTDKLPEQVNKLLKIADNNTNRLLWLINDLLNIQKIESDQTDFDFKKLEVMPFIEQVVEDNTAYSEQYGVKFIITQKVKNVYVLADKERLTQVMVNFLSNAAKFSPKEGNVEVSVDRQQGWIRVSISNHGPSIPKEFYPRLFEKFTQSDSSDSRQKGGTGLGLSIARGIINKHKGKIDFNSNEETTSFYFDLLEVNE
- the xerD gene encoding site-specific tyrosine recombinase XerD, producing the protein MRIDRERVSEEQRQNITHFLDALWMERGLSKHTLAAYRNDLLGFAAWLIAGDKSLLQVSRQDLLAYLAYRVSGGAQRSTSARLLASLRAYYHYHVREGHLQEDPSAQVEFPRLNRLLPDSLSEDEVDALLNAPDVSTALGLRDRTLLEILYATGLRVSELIMLSQDQVDEVQGLIRVLGKGNKERLVPVGEEALYWLKRYLQEARTGLLQQVQNIYLFPGRGQKALSRQAVWYRVKHYARKADINKSLSPHTMRHAFATHLLNHGADLRVVQMLLGHSDLSTTQIYTHVARERLQSIHACHHPRG
- the mobA gene encoding molybdenum cofactor guanylyltransferase translates to MPQTENKREQLPFTAIILAGGQANRMAGINKGLIEINGKSCIQYIINVLTPQTSSILINANKNRSDYQHYGYPVIKDNQQGYLGPLAGIETALTHATHPLILTLPCDAPLIRPELITRLLEAMTNNKCDVCIAHDGKHLQPVFTLLRKSQLTSLHEFIKNGGRKTRTWLLSLNHCLVDYSDHPEQFFNMNSPADKTRLEDLIK
- the mobB gene encoding molybdopterin-guanine dinucleotide biosynthesis protein B, with translation MNKTPIIGFAASSGTGKTTLLLELIPLLKEQGVRIAVIKHSHHDFDIDQPGKDSYRLRKSGADQTLIASAWRWALITETPEQKPPTLNRLVQKLDHDQIDMILVEGFKHESFPKIELHRIATGKALLYPDDSSIIAIACDTDIKAPITCLDINNPARIAEYITQYLLKHPYQ
- a CDS encoding molybdopterin molybdotransferase MoeA, which produces MTDAKPVDFNAEKTQSMLSVTQARARIKALCHVIRGQEQISIANALGRILAQDIQSPMEAPPYDNSAMDGYAICAQDDVHDYTIIGKSFAGCPFSGHLKQGECVRIMTGAKMPVGADTVIMQEHTGVNNKEMHITRDFKSGQNVRYQGEEIHPGDIILQQGEKLGAAAIGVIASLGIAEIKVFRRLRVAFFSTGDELCALGKPLQEGQIYDSNRYTLSNMLKPLPVEAIDMGVIPDQRDKIREAFHNAAELADVVLTSGGVSVGEADYVKETLDELGQVDFWRIAMKPGKPLAFGMINKAFFFGLPGNPVSAMATFYQFAQPALKHLSGERYSEPVSFQVICQCDIRKQAGRMEFQRGILQQDDKGLWGVVTTGHQGSHMLSSMSKANCFILLDQDCAGIKAGEMVTVQPFYGIV
- the trxA gene encoding thioredoxin gives rise to the protein MATVELTKDNFEEIVNSNSLVIVDFWAPWCGPCKNFSPIYETASDNNPDIVYAKVNTEDEPELAGHFQIRSIPTLMVFREQVMVFSQAGMLPASGLDKLVTQTQALDMDKVRADIASQQQA